One part of the Panthera leo isolate Ple1 chromosome D4, P.leo_Ple1_pat1.1, whole genome shotgun sequence genome encodes these proteins:
- the LOC122204875 gene encoding beta-lactoglobulin-1, whose product MKCLPLVLALALVCGLQAATVPLTMDGLDLQKVAGMWHSVAMAASDISLLDSETAPLRVYVQELRPTPGDNLEIILRKWEDNRCVEKKVLAEKTECAAKFNINYLDENEVIVLDTDYENYLFLCLENTDAPGQNLVCQCLTRTLKADGEVMEKFDRALQTLPVHVRLFDPTRVAEQCRV is encoded by the exons ATGAAGTGCCTCCCGCTCGTCCTGGCCCTGGCCCTCGTGTGTGGCCTCCAGGCCGCCACCGTCCCCCTGACCATGGACGGCCTAGACCTGCAGAAG gtggcTGGGATGTGGCACTCCGTGGCCATGGCGGCCAGCGACATCTCCCTCCTGGACTCGGAGACCGCCCCTCTGAGAGTGTACGTCCAGGAGCTGAGACCCACGCCCGGGGACAACCTGGAGATCATTCTGCGCAAATG GGAGGACAACAGGTGTGTTGAGAAGAAGGTCTTAGCAGAGAAAACGGAGTGTGCGGCCAAGTTCAACATCAACT atCTGGATGAGAACGAGGTCATCGTGCTGGACACCGACTACGAGAACTAcctgttcctctgcctggagaACACCGACGCCCCCGGGCAGAACCTCGTGTGCCAGTGCCTGA CCAGGACCCTGAAGGCCGACGGCGAGGTCATGGAGAAGTTCGACAGAGCCCTCCAGACTCTGCCCGTGCACGTCCGCCTCTTTGACCCCACCCGGGTGGCAG